The segment TATGTAATTGGTCGAAATGAATTCGAGCAACTCATTAGGGCGTGTTGACATTCACCATCTTTCGGCCCCTGGCCGCGTTGCAATCCGGTTCGGAATGCTCATGTAGGCGAGCTACACTCCGCTTCCTCACCGTCTTGCGCCTTGCCAGGAACCAAAATCTGGCAAATGTCAACACGCCCTAGGACTCCACGCAGCATGATCGCCTCAACGGCGAGAGGACAAGTCCCAGGGCGCTGCCCTGGACCCGTCGGGGGGGATAATCCCCCCCGAACCCCCGTATGCCTGAACGGATTCGATTTCGAATGGCCTTGTCGGACTCTCTCCGGCAAGGCCATTTCGTTTCACGGCGTTTCCGTTTGGGCCGACGACATGCCGAAGTGAAAGAGCGGCAGTGAGGCCAGCATCAGGGCCGCAATGACCAGAAAGGCCGTCTGGTAGCCGAAGGCCCCGACCAGCACCCCCCCGAGAATGGGTCCGGAGGCGTGGCCCACGTCGAAGAGGGTGCCGAAGACCCCCATGGCCGTGCCGTAGTGTTTCTCTTTGCAGATGTCAGCCACCAGCGCCGCCGTGGAGGAGGTGACCAGGGCTTCTCCCAGGCCGAAGAGCAGGGCCGGGCCCAGCAGCATCCAGAAACCCTGCAGGGCGGGAATGACGGCGATGGCCGCCGCACAGGCCACCATACCCCCGAGAATCAGGGGTTTGCGGCCCCGCTGGTCCGAAATGCGCCCCATGATCGGTTTGGCCAGCAGCACCGCAGCCACCTGAGCGCCCCAGAGCAGACCGGCCTGAAAGGCGCTGAGGCCCGCCACCCCGACGGCAAAGAGGGGCAGAAAGGCTTCCAGGGCGCCCATGGCCAGGTTTTGCAGACCTTCCATGCCGGAGGTCAGCACCACCCTTCGGTCTCCGCCGACCTCGCGAATCCCCGAGATGAAACGGCGAAAGCGCTCTCCGGGAGAGGCGTGCGCCACCTCTTCGTGTTGCAGCAGCCAACGCAAGGCCAGCAGCAGGGCCAGGGTTCCGGTGATGCCGCAGATCAGATAGATGGTGTCGAAGGCCCATCGGGGGGGCTGCCCCTCCGGCCCGGCCCAGGAGAGCAGGAAACCGCCTACCGGGGCTCCCAGCAGTGTCCCGATGATGGCCACGGAGGAGAACCAGGAGAGCCACTCCCCCTTGCGGCTGCCCGCGATGTCCGCCACAACCGCCATGGCCACGGGGCCGTAGATGGCGGTGGCCAGCCCGTGGAGAAAGCGCACCATGACCAGGTGCTGGTATTCCGTGATGGCCAGATAGGCG is part of the Magnetococcales bacterium genome and harbors:
- a CDS encoding MFS transporter encodes the protein MSATSPALIFGSLCSVSFLARFSYALARNPVLPLFALFLGAGPEAVGLAVGISTVTGIFFKLPAGSLSDVIGRRRTMLAGLLFFALMPFAYLAITEYQHLVMVRFLHGLATAIYGPVAMAVVADIAGSRKGEWLSWFSSVAIIGTLLGAPVGGFLLSWAGPEGQPPRWAFDTIYLICGITGTLALLLALRWLLQHEEVAHASPGERFRRFISGIREVGGDRRVVLTSGMEGLQNLAMGALEAFLPLFAVGVAGLSAFQAGLLWGAQVAAVLLAKPIMGRISDQRGRKPLILGGMVACAAAIAVIPALQGFWMLLGPALLFGLGEALVTSSTAALVADICKEKHYGTAMGVFGTLFDVGHASGPILGGVLVGAFGYQTAFLVIAALMLASLPLFHFGMSSAQTETP